The nucleotide window CCAACAAGTCCACCTGCCCCCACGGGCGGCCGACCACCGCCGAGCTGTCGGAATCCCAGGTCAGACGCTGGTTCCGCCGATCCTAACCCGAAACCGAGGAGCACCCTTGGCCCGTTACCCGCAGAGGAAAAAGAAGGGCGGAGAGCCCGACGACGAAGTCTTCACCGACCAGGGCCCCTGGGGTGACGTCTGGCGTTACGTCAAGCTCGTCTTCTCCCTGGCCTTCAACTTCGGCTTCGCCGTCTTCGTGGGGTACGTCCTGGGGGAGATGGCTGACGACACCTTCCTGGGAGCCTACGATACGGTCTTCACCTATATCGGCCTGGGACTGGGTTTCCTGGGCGCCCTCGTGGGGACCCGCAAGCGGCTGCTGCGCTTCGCCCACCGGCAGCAGGACCTCCTCGCGAGGCGCCATGGGGCTCCCGGGGACGACCGCTCGGTCACGACATCCGTCGCCGTCGGCTTCCTGGCCATCTTCGCCGGCCTGTGTCAGGCGTCCGGTCTCATTTACCTCGTCGAGTTGGGACGGGCGGGGGCCCTGTGGCTCTTGTGGACGGACCTCGTCCTGGTCGGCGGCGGTTTCGTCGCGTTGGGGACGCTCGTCCTGTCCCGGCGCCCGGTGGGGGTGAAGCTTGTCCGCTGGCTCTTCCTCGTCCCGATTGCCGCGGGCGTGGCCCTCTTCCTCTTCTCCCTGGCCGGAGGGTCGAAGCCCAACGTGGCGGTGGCCCTGATGCTCATGGCCCTGGCACCGCTGGTGGGGATGTTCGTAGCCTTCTTCGAGGGGGAGAAAAAGGCCCCGGCGGCCTAGTCGCGGTTTTTTTTAGACATAAAAAAGAGGGACCCGCGGGCCCCTCTTTTTCAATATCCGACGACGGCTCAGGTCTGGTCCTGCTCGATGTGCGGCTCGACCAATAGTTGCACACCCTCGATCCCCAGGACCCGGATGGGTGTCCCCCGCTCGAGGGACTGGAGGGCCGTGGCGGGCCAGAGGTCCCCTTTCAGCTTCACCTTGCCGCGGCGCCTCTTCCCGAAGCTGGTGGTGGTGACGCCCAACTCGCCGATGAGCTCCCCCGAGCCGATGGACCGCGCCCGCAACTTGGCCACCAGACCGCCGCTCACGGCTATCAGAAAGAAAACCCCCGTGACCGCCAGGGAGGGCACCAGCACCACCAGGGACACACTCGTCGTGCCGGGGCGGTAGAAGGTCATTCCGCCGGCGAAGAGCGCCCCCAGGGCGAGAATCGCCAGGATGCCCCGCGTGCCCAGCATCACCTCCAGGGTGAAGAGGACCATCGAGGCCACGATAAAAAAGAGGCCCAGCCAGCCGAGCGGCAGGTAGTTGAAGGCCAGAAGGGACACCAGGAGGAGGACGCTCCCCATCACCGGGGTGAAGAACCCGCCGGGGTTGGTGGCGGTGAAGGCGAAGGCGAACATGGAGAAGAGGAAGAGGGCGAAGGCCACGTTGGGGTTGACGATGAAGGAGAGCACGTCCCAGAGGACGTCGGTGTCTATCTCGCGCAAAACCCAATTCTGCGTGTTGAAGCGGGGGTGGTCGGGGTAGTTGAGCGGACGGTCGTCGAGAAGCCGGATCAGCTCGGCGGGGTTGTCCGCCGCCCCGTCGCCCACGTTGTAAGTTTCCGAGTTCCAGGCCGTGAGCGAGGCCAGCCCCCGGGTCAACAGGACGGCCCACCTCTCGTTGTAGGAGGACTTCTCCGCCTCCGCGGCGGCGAGGGCGCCCAGCTCGTCCAGATAGGTCCGGTTGTGCGACTCCAGCTCGGTCAGCTCACCTCCGGTCATGGTAAGCGGGCGGCCGGTGCCGAAGACCGCGCTTTCGCTGCCGAAGAGCCCAGCCGCGGCAAAGCCCACGGGCAGCGCCTCATCGCCCAGCACCGCGGCTCCCGGGCCGACCCAGATTACCACCGGCAGCGGGGCGGACCGTATGCGCTCGATGATTCCGCGCACGGCGTCCAGCTCTCCGCCGGAGGAGTCCAGGCGCCAGATGAGAATGGGCGCCCCGGCATCCGCCGCCTCGTCCAGCCTTTTCTCCAAGTATCCCAGGGCGGCGTAGTCCAGCCGGCCGTCCCACTCGATGACGGGGACGGTCTCCGACGCCCGCGCCGCCCCGGCGGTCGCCAGGACGAAAAGCGCGGCGACCGCTAGGAGGGTTCGTTTTTTATTGCCGTTGCGGCTCAACGGGTTCACGGTTGCAGGGGGGTTCACCCCCCGGATTTGTTGGGGGAGGCGCAGGAGGCCGCGTCGCCGTAATACAAGAGCTCGCACTCCCAGCCGCAGAAGCCGAATATTTCGCCCGACTCCTCGATCACTCCGCGACTCGGCGCCAGGACGACGGTCCAATCGCCGATGCCCTGCTCGGTGAAGGTGACCCGGTAGCAGCCATCGAACGTGCCGTAGGGGACGGTCACGCCGTCCAGGGAATCCACGACCGCGATGGCCGTGCGCCCGCCCTGGGTGGTGTAGGTCCAGGTTTTCCCTGGCTCCAGGGGGAACTCGATGCGGTGGGGCAACTCGACGAGCTGGCCGGTCGAGTAATCGTAGAACTGGACGGTGTCGCCCTCGAGGCGGCAGGCCATGTTCACGTCCACCCAGTGGACGCCCTCGAGCTCAGGCAAAGTCGTGAGATACCAGCGGTTCAGCTCGTAGGAGTAGGGCTCGGCGTTCTGGGGCGAGTAGAGGCAGTTGTAGTAAGCCGGCGCCATCCACTCGGGGAAGTAGTCGGTAAGAAGCCCCGGCGCGGCCGCCGCGATTGAAGCCCCGGCGGAGAGGACCAAAAAAATACGTCGAATCATGCCGCTCCAATGGCAGAGGGGATGGTCAATCTACGCCGGGAGGCGGATCCCCGTTCCTCGGTGGGGCGTCAGTCGCGGGGGGCCAGCGATTGCCGGAGAATCATCCGCGCGGCCTCCTTGCGCCGGGGGACGGGAATAACAGTACCCTCCGGCCCCTTCATCTCCAGCGACGGCCCGATGCACGACGGACAGCCATAGGTCAGCACGAAGGCCGCCAGAGAGTGGAGGGCGTACTTGACGCCGTAGATTCCGGCCACCCACTCGTGCCTGGTGAATGGCAGCTCGGCCAGCATCTTCTCCGAAATCCTCGACCAGTAAGCGGTGGTGCTCATCTCCCGCTCGGGCAGGTTCACCTCGCCGTAGCCCACGTTCTCCTGGGTGTAGTAGCGGATTTTCTTGAAGCCGACCACCTTGGTGGAAACGTGGACCTCGCCGTGGAAGGGCCGCGCGACCGCCGGCTTTCCCTCCTCGAAGACGTCGAGGATGCGCACGGCGGTTTTCTCCTCGGCGTCGGTGTAGTAGTCGCAGTCCACCCGGCGCACGAAAGCCTTGCGGTTGGCGAAATCCAGCTCCTCCACCTGATAGCTCACGCCGTCGTGGACGTACACGGCCTTCGGGAAGATGTGGTAGAAGGCGCCGGAATAATCCACCTCGCCGATGACGCGGGGCCGGTTGTCCCCGGCTCGTTCCAGGCGGTCCTCGAAAGCCTCGTCCCCCAGTCCCTCGGCTCCCTCGACGGGCCGGCCGCCGATTTCCACAATCACGAAGTTGTCCCGGGTCGGGCTCCGCAGCGAGACGTCCTGGGCCGGGTAGGCGTCGGCCATCCAGTACGTCTTGTCGCCGGTGCGGTGGACCAGGCCGCCCTCGACGAGGAAGTCCAGCATCTCGGAAAGATTCTCGCCGCCGAAGGTCTCGTCCTCGCCGAAGGGCAGCTCGAAGCAGGCGCACTTGACGTGCTCCAGGAGTATGAGAAGGTTGTCCGGGTTGATGCGGGCGTGCTCCGGCGACTGCTCGAAGAGAAACTCGGGGTGGAAGACCACGTACTGGTCGAGGGGGAGGTTGCGGGCCACGTAGAGAGCCACGGAGACGCCGCTGCGTCGTCCGGCGCGGCCCGCCTGCTGCCAGGTGCTGGCAATGGAGCCCGGATAGCCGGAGATGACCGCGCACTCCAGCGCCCCGATGTCTATCCCCAGCTCCAGGGCGTTGGTGGAGACCACCCCGCGGATGGTCCGGTCCCGCAGGCCCTTCTCTATTTCCCGCCGGAGCTTCGGCAGGTATCCGCCCCGGTAGCCCCGGATCCAGCCCTTCCGGTCGGGCGAGGTCTCGATGGCGTCCTTCAGGTACTTGACCAGAACCTCGGTGATGATGCGGGCGGTGGCGAAGACGATGGACTGGACGCCGGCCTCGATGAACTTGGCCGCCAGCCGTCGGACGTGCATGACGTAGCTTTCGCGGACGCCGGTGTTGGCCTGGACCAGCGGCGGGTTGTAGAGGATGAAGTACTTTTTCGCGGTGGGCGCGCCGGAATCCTCCACCAGCTCCACCTTCTCCTCGATCAGCCGCTCCGCCAGCTCCTTGGGGTTGGCGATGGTGGCCGAGGAGAGGATGAAGGTCGGCTTCGAGCCGTAAAAATTCGCGATGCGCTTCAGCCGGCGGATGACGTTGCCCATGTGGCTGCCGAAGACCCCGCGGTAGGTGTGCAGCTCATCCACGACGACGTAGCGCAGATTTTCAAAAAGGGAGAGCCACTTGGTGTGGTGCGGCAGGATGCCGGTGTGGAGCATGTCGGGGTTGGTGATGACGACGTTGCCGCCGCGGCGGATTTTCCGGCGCACGTCGGCCGGAGTGTCCCCGTCGAAGGTGTTGGCGACGATGCCGGGGTCCAGGAGCTCGGCCAGCCGGGTCAGCTCCACGAGCTGGTCCATGGAGAGCGCCTTGGTGGGGAAGAGGTACAGCGCGCGGGTGCTGGGCTCCCGCAGGACGGCGTCCAGCACCGGCAGGTTGTAGCACAGGGTCTTGCCGCTGGCGGTGGGGGTGCCGATGACCACGTGCCGCCCGGCGTGGACGTGGTCCACCGCCTCGCGCTGGTGGGTGTAGAGTCGCTCGATGCCGCGCTTGGCGAGGGCGTCCTTGAGGTTTTCATGGAGCCAGTCTGGGAAATCGGCGAACCGGGCCGGCGATGCGGGGATGAGCCGCGAGTAGGTTATATTATTTTTGTACGGCGCCCTCTTCAAGGACTCCAGGACTTTTTCCACACCCTTCGCCATCGTCGTCCCGTTCGGGGAAAAATAGGTTAACGGTTTATGGACAGGTGCGCCCGGCCCATGATACTCCAGGCCAGGCAGGTCAGCCAGCGAGAGGGTTCCCGC belongs to bacterium and includes:
- a CDS encoding DEAD/DEAH box helicase encodes the protein MAKGVEKVLESLKRAPYKNNITYSRLIPASPARFADFPDWLHENLKDALAKRGIERLYTHQREAVDHVHAGRHVVIGTPTASGKTLCYNLPVLDAVLREPSTRALYLFPTKALSMDQLVELTRLAELLDPGIVANTFDGDTPADVRRKIRRGGNVVITNPDMLHTGILPHHTKWLSLFENLRYVVVDELHTYRGVFGSHMGNVIRRLKRIANFYGSKPTFILSSATIANPKELAERLIEEKVELVEDSGAPTAKKYFILYNPPLVQANTGVRESYVMHVRRLAAKFIEAGVQSIVFATARIITEVLVKYLKDAIETSPDRKGWIRGYRGGYLPKLRREIEKGLRDRTIRGVVSTNALELGIDIGALECAVISGYPGSIASTWQQAGRAGRRSGVSVALYVARNLPLDQYVVFHPEFLFEQSPEHARINPDNLLILLEHVKCACFELPFGEDETFGGENLSEMLDFLVEGGLVHRTGDKTYWMADAYPAQDVSLRSPTRDNFVIVEIGGRPVEGAEGLGDEAFEDRLERAGDNRPRVIGEVDYSGAFYHIFPKAVYVHDGVSYQVEELDFANRKAFVRRVDCDYYTDAEEKTAVRILDVFEEGKPAVARPFHGEVHVSTKVVGFKKIRYYTQENVGYGEVNLPEREMSTTAYWSRISEKMLAELPFTRHEWVAGIYGVKYALHSLAAFVLTYGCPSCIGPSLEMKGPEGTVIPVPRRKEAARMILRQSLAPRD